In Candidatus Roseilinea sp., one DNA window encodes the following:
- a CDS encoding peptidase M20, which yields MISLTQLREEAEAMRDRLVAVRRDLHRHPELAFQEVRTAGIVADKLSALGYEVQTGVGQTGVVGVLEGGRRVSQPLTLLLRFDMDALPIQEAVEVPFKSQHDGKMHACGHDAHTSIGLGVAEMMARHRDLWGGVAKFVFQPAEEIIGGALAMIRDGVLENPKPDRVLSMHVWATEEVGIVGMTDGPTLAASGAYRIAVRGRGAHGASPHLGADPIVAAAHIVTALQTIVARNVDPLEQGVVTVGSIHGGTAPNIIPDVVEMQGTIRAFKDKVMQLMRERIRQIAERVAVALGVEASVSFSEVGTPATVNDPAMAQIVRETAIALFGAERVRSDHRTMGAEDCAFFLQAAPGAYVFVGAGNKAKGMTEPHHSPRFQIDEDVLPISVALLTASAIRMLAS from the coding sequence GTGATCTCACTCACTCAGCTACGCGAAGAAGCCGAGGCGATGCGCGATCGGTTGGTCGCCGTGCGCCGCGATCTGCACCGGCACCCTGAGCTGGCCTTCCAAGAAGTGCGCACGGCCGGGATTGTCGCCGACAAACTGAGCGCGCTTGGCTACGAAGTGCAGACCGGTGTCGGGCAGACCGGCGTGGTCGGCGTGCTCGAAGGCGGACGGAGGGTCAGCCAGCCGCTCACGCTGCTGCTGCGCTTCGACATGGACGCGCTGCCGATTCAAGAGGCGGTAGAGGTGCCTTTCAAGTCGCAGCACGACGGCAAGATGCACGCGTGCGGTCACGATGCCCACACTTCGATCGGGTTAGGTGTCGCGGAGATGATGGCGCGACATCGCGACCTGTGGGGCGGTGTGGCCAAGTTCGTCTTCCAGCCTGCCGAGGAGATCATCGGCGGCGCGCTGGCCATGATCCGCGATGGCGTACTGGAGAATCCTAAGCCGGATCGCGTGCTCTCGATGCATGTCTGGGCAACTGAAGAGGTCGGCATAGTCGGCATGACTGATGGGCCGACCCTTGCGGCCAGCGGTGCATATCGCATCGCGGTGCGAGGGCGCGGCGCACACGGCGCATCGCCGCACCTGGGCGCCGATCCAATCGTCGCTGCAGCGCACATCGTCACGGCGCTGCAAACCATCGTCGCCCGCAACGTGGATCCACTAGAGCAGGGCGTGGTGACGGTGGGCAGCATTCACGGCGGCACGGCGCCCAACATCATCCCTGACGTGGTCGAGATGCAGGGCACGATTCGCGCCTTCAAGGACAAAGTGATGCAGTTGATGCGTGAGCGCATTCGACAGATCGCCGAACGCGTCGCGGTTGCGCTCGGTGTAGAGGCGAGCGTGTCCTTCTCGGAAGTGGGCACACCAGCCACGGTGAACGATCCGGCGATGGCACAGATCGTGCGCGAGACGGCGATCGCGCTGTTCGGCGCAGAACGCGTGCGAAGCGATCACCGCACGATGGGCGCAGAGGATTGTGCCTTCTTTCTGCAGGCCGCGCCCGGCGCCTATGTGTTCGTCGGCGCAGGCAACAAAGCCAAAGGCATGACCGAGCCGCACCACAGCCCGCGCTTCCAAATAGATGAGGATGTGCTGCCGATCTCGGTGGCCCTGCTTACAGCCAGCGCCATCCGCATGTTAGCGTCGTAG
- a CDS encoding acyltransferase, with the protein MNSFPLSSDHLAMLARADSPTVANVIELFDVRPRVAGYTHATLKALYPELPPAVGYAVTATFRSAYPPSSQDAYGGMLQLIADAQAIPAPRIVVFQDLDEPPAAATYGEVMVTTFRAFGFVGLITSGAARDIEQVRALRFPCWASGVIVSHGYNHILAGNVPVTVGGLQVNPGDLLHADANGIVSIPSTIAVGVAELCEPFMRAESIVLDYLRKPNPTLEGYRHAQGRMREALAELRQRAQTLVSGKS; encoded by the coding sequence ATGAATTCCTTTCCCCTGAGTAGCGACCATCTGGCCATGCTCGCCCGAGCCGACTCGCCCACCGTCGCGAACGTGATTGAGCTGTTCGACGTGCGGCCGCGCGTGGCCGGCTACACCCATGCCACGTTGAAGGCGCTCTACCCGGAGTTGCCCCCGGCCGTCGGATATGCGGTGACGGCGACCTTCCGCTCGGCCTATCCGCCTTCGTCGCAGGACGCTTACGGCGGCATGCTGCAACTGATTGCCGATGCGCAAGCCATCCCTGCACCGCGCATCGTCGTCTTCCAAGACCTGGACGAGCCGCCGGCTGCAGCCACTTATGGCGAGGTGATGGTCACGACCTTTCGGGCGTTCGGCTTCGTCGGTCTGATCACCAGCGGCGCAGCGCGCGACATCGAGCAGGTGCGCGCACTGCGCTTTCCGTGCTGGGCGTCCGGCGTGATTGTCTCGCATGGTTACAACCACATCTTGGCCGGCAACGTGCCGGTGACCGTAGGCGGGCTGCAGGTAAATCCAGGCGACTTGCTGCACGCCGACGCGAACGGCATCGTCAGCATTCCGAGTACTATCGCTGTCGGCGTCGCCGAATTGTGCGAGCCGTTCATGCGAGCTGAATCCATCGTGCTCGATTACCTGCGCAAGCCCAATCCGACGTTGGAGGGTTATCGGCATGCGCAAGGCCGCATGCGCGAGGCACTGGCCGAGCTGCGCCAGCGTGCTCAGACGCTGGTAAGTGGTAAGTCGTAA
- the folD gene encoding bifunctional protein FolD, with the protein MAKIIDGAAIAATIRAEIKEAVARLKAEHGVTPGLATVLIGDDPASATYVRNKRKACAEVGIASFGYELSASTTQDEVMRLLQELGSRDDVHGILVQLPLPAHLDEQAVLAAVPLHKDVDGFNPVNLGLLGVKGRQAPFAPCTPQGCIELLDRSDIRIAGRRAVVLGRSTIVGLPVALMLLARDATVTICHSKTPNIASITRTADILVAAIGKPRFVTGDMVKAGVVVIDVGINRVADASDPRGARLVGDVDFDEVSEEASAITPVPGGVGPMTIAMLLRNTLIAAQRRATG; encoded by the coding sequence ATGGCAAAGATCATTGACGGTGCAGCGATCGCTGCGACGATTCGCGCGGAGATCAAGGAAGCCGTGGCGCGCCTGAAAGCCGAACACGGCGTGACGCCCGGCCTAGCGACGGTGCTGATCGGCGACGACCCCGCCTCGGCAACCTACGTGCGCAACAAGCGCAAGGCCTGTGCCGAAGTGGGCATCGCGTCGTTCGGATACGAGCTGTCCGCATCCACGACGCAAGACGAAGTGATGCGCCTGTTGCAAGAATTGGGATCACGTGATGACGTGCACGGCATCTTGGTGCAATTGCCCCTGCCGGCGCATCTGGACGAGCAAGCCGTCCTGGCGGCCGTTCCGCTGCACAAGGATGTGGACGGTTTCAATCCGGTCAACCTGGGGCTACTGGGTGTGAAAGGTCGGCAGGCGCCCTTCGCGCCGTGCACGCCGCAGGGCTGCATCGAGCTGCTCGACCGCAGCGACATCCGCATTGCCGGCCGGCGCGCTGTGGTGCTGGGGCGCAGCACCATCGTTGGCTTGCCCGTCGCGTTGATGCTCTTGGCGCGCGACGCGACGGTGACGATTTGCCACAGCAAGACGCCCAACATTGCCAGCATCACGCGCACTGCCGACATCCTCGTCGCCGCCATCGGCAAGCCGCGCTTCGTCACCGGCGATATGGTCAAGGCGGGTGTAGTGGTGATTGACGTGGGCATCAACCGGGTCGCGGACGCGAGCGACCCACGCGGTGCACGCTTGGTGGGCGATGTGGACTTCGACGAAGTGAGTGAGGAAGCGTCGGCTATTACCCCGGTGCCGGGTGGCGTCGGCCCGATGACGATCGCAATGCTGCTGAGGAACACGTTGATCGCAGCCCAGCGCCGTGCGACGGGATAA
- the ligA gene encoding DNA ligase: MSKNTAPTSAPPSVVERAVRLRAEINEHNYRYHVLDAPIISDAEFDALLNELREIEAQYPELITPDSPTQRVGAPAAEGFAKVRHPQPILSLGNAFDVAGVRAWRDRLVKYVQQNLGDGGDLRKLDDYVVEPKIDGLTVVLTYADGVFVQGATRGDGLVGEDITANLRAVKSVPLALRGKGAAVLPARLSVRGEAFMPIADFEKLNEAQLAAGERTFANPRNAAAGALRQLDPGLTAKRPLRLLCYAIVDFVPGADGRTPPPTQWETLSYLRQLGFPVSDIARRFDNLEDAIAYCTSYIGKRDELPFEIDGMVIKLNDLELAQRLGYVGKDPRGAIAFKFPAREATTILKEVNVTIGRTGNIVPNAVLEPVHIGGITITSATLHNYDDIARKDIRIGDRVIVKRAGDVIPYVAGPVVAARTGRERIITPPTECPFCGTPLTRREGEVALYCTNADCPGRLDRAISHFVGSGAMDIEGLGEKIVAQLIEAGLIADVADLYSLKKEDLLGLEKFAERKAQKLLDAIAASKRQPLYRLIIGLGIRHVGEVAARALADRFGSLDALVQAASESPEVLQDIEGVGPVIAESVSEWAKRDSTRALIAKLKRAGVDPKQEVGSAAARGEGPLAGRIFVITGTLSQPREAIAAWIESHGGKVTDSISKNTSYLVVGDAPGASKINKARQLNVPMIGEEELRNLAR, encoded by the coding sequence ATGTCGAAGAACACAGCGCCGACTTCAGCCCCACCGAGCGTCGTCGAGCGCGCAGTCCGGTTGCGCGCCGAGATCAACGAACACAACTATCGCTACCATGTGCTCGACGCGCCGATTATCAGCGACGCCGAGTTCGATGCGCTCCTGAACGAGCTGCGCGAGATCGAAGCGCAGTATCCCGAACTCATCACACCGGATTCACCGACGCAGCGGGTGGGCGCGCCGGCTGCCGAGGGGTTCGCCAAAGTGCGTCACCCGCAGCCCATCCTCAGCCTGGGCAACGCGTTCGACGTAGCCGGCGTGCGCGCCTGGCGGGATCGCCTGGTCAAGTATGTACAACAAAACCTCGGTGATGGCGGTGACCTTCGTAAACTGGACGACTACGTGGTCGAGCCGAAGATTGACGGTCTGACCGTAGTGCTGACGTATGCCGATGGCGTGTTTGTCCAAGGGGCGACGCGCGGCGACGGCCTGGTAGGCGAGGACATCACGGCCAACCTGCGCGCAGTGAAGAGCGTGCCCCTCGCGCTGAGGGGCAAAGGTGCCGCTGTGTTGCCTGCCCGGCTGAGCGTGCGCGGCGAGGCGTTCATGCCCATCGCCGACTTCGAGAAGCTGAACGAGGCGCAACTCGCCGCCGGCGAGCGAACGTTCGCCAACCCGCGCAACGCTGCCGCCGGCGCGCTGCGCCAGCTCGACCCCGGCCTGACCGCCAAGCGCCCGCTCCGCCTGTTGTGCTATGCCATCGTGGACTTCGTGCCGGGAGCCGATGGACGGACGCCGCCACCCACGCAGTGGGAGACACTGAGCTACCTCCGGCAGCTCGGCTTTCCGGTCAGCGACATCGCCCGGCGCTTCGATAACCTGGAAGACGCCATCGCCTACTGCACCTCATACATCGGGAAGCGCGACGAGTTGCCTTTCGAGATTGACGGCATGGTCATCAAGCTGAACGATCTGGAGCTGGCGCAGCGGTTGGGCTACGTGGGCAAGGATCCGCGCGGTGCGATCGCCTTCAAATTCCCGGCGCGCGAGGCGACGACCATCCTGAAAGAGGTGAACGTCACCATCGGCCGGACGGGCAACATCGTGCCGAACGCGGTGCTGGAGCCGGTGCACATCGGCGGCATCACCATCACCAGCGCCACGTTGCACAACTACGACGACATCGCTCGCAAAGACATTCGCATCGGCGACCGCGTCATCGTCAAGCGCGCCGGCGACGTGATCCCCTACGTCGCCGGTCCTGTGGTCGCTGCGCGCACCGGCCGAGAGCGCATCATCACGCCGCCGACCGAATGCCCGTTTTGCGGCACGCCGCTCACGCGCCGCGAAGGCGAAGTAGCGCTCTATTGCACCAACGCCGATTGTCCTGGCCGGTTGGATCGCGCCATCAGCCACTTCGTCGGGAGCGGCGCGATGGATATCGAGGGGTTGGGTGAGAAGATCGTCGCGCAACTGATCGAGGCCGGGTTGATCGCCGACGTCGCCGACCTGTATTCGCTCAAGAAGGAAGATCTGCTCGGATTGGAGAAGTTTGCCGAGCGCAAGGCACAAAAACTGCTGGACGCAATCGCCGCGTCGAAGCGGCAGCCGCTGTATCGCTTGATCATCGGGCTGGGCATCCGCCACGTTGGCGAGGTGGCCGCGCGGGCATTGGCCGATCGTTTCGGCAGCCTCGATGCGCTGGTTCAGGCAGCGAGCGAATCGCCGGAGGTCTTGCAAGACATCGAGGGCGTTGGCCCGGTCATCGCGGAGAGCGTGAGCGAGTGGGCCAAGCGCGACAGCACCCGTGCGCTGATCGCCAAGCTGAAACGCGCCGGCGTGGATCCGAAGCAGGAAGTGGGCAGTGCGGCGGCACGGGGAGAAGGGCCGCTGGCCGGCCGCATCTTCGTCATCACCGGCACGCTGTCGCAACCGCGCGAAGCCATCGCCGCGTGGATCGAGTCCCACGGCGGCAAAGTCACCGATAGCATTAGCAAGAATACGTCCTACCTGGTCGTGGGCGATGCGCCGGGCGCGAGTAAAATCAACAAGGCACGGCAGTTGAACGTGCCGATGATCGGCGAAGAGGAGCTGCGCAATCTGGCGCGCTGA
- a CDS encoding peptidase S41, which yields METRSHFVSRCASAGLVLALVLTGLGTALPSFASSDAAPPVAAPAAQSLRTTPTPTTTITANITARQRRIFRKLWSIVNERYIYPDFNGLDWQAARVEINRRINAGMTDEAFYEAMRDLIASLNDDHSQFLSPDEAKDEDAEYEGTGTYTGIGIVSAVNAERGYLYVLTVMPDSPAERSGIRPHDHVLEIDGQPSVDASGQSQSWLLRGEAGTTVTLRVRTPGQAPRLVEVQRDEVTSVERIEHRLLAGDAGNPRIGYLNVPSLFEANVLSRSRTAVRDLMKDGPLDGFILDLRTNGGGTYGNLRGLLALFTGGDMGEFVSRSGTTTPIRVRASGIGNSQQVPLVVLISTATESFAEVLAGALQAAGRATLIGQSTAGNVEILLSHDFEDGSRLWLAEETFRLPNGAIWEGEGLMPDVLIPLGWDEYTVEDDPVLAAALKQFESR from the coding sequence ATGGAGACTCGCTCACACTTCGTTTCGCGCTGCGCATCCGCCGGCCTGGTATTGGCGCTTGTCCTCACCGGCCTGGGCACGGCGCTGCCTTCATTCGCATCCAGCGATGCAGCGCCACCGGTTGCCGCGCCGGCGGCTCAGTCGCTTCGCACGACACCTACGCCCACGACCACCATCACCGCCAACATCACAGCGCGCCAGCGGCGTATCTTCCGCAAACTGTGGAGCATCGTCAACGAACGCTACATCTATCCGGACTTCAACGGCCTCGACTGGCAGGCAGCGCGCGTCGAGATCAACCGACGCATCAACGCGGGCATGACGGACGAGGCGTTCTACGAAGCCATGCGCGACTTGATCGCCAGCCTGAATGACGATCACTCACAGTTCCTCTCGCCTGATGAGGCCAAAGACGAAGACGCAGAATACGAAGGCACCGGCACGTACACCGGCATCGGCATCGTGAGCGCCGTGAACGCCGAGCGAGGCTACCTCTATGTGCTGACTGTGATGCCCGACAGCCCGGCCGAACGATCTGGCATCCGGCCACACGACCACGTGCTCGAGATAGACGGCCAACCTTCGGTGGACGCATCCGGCCAGTCGCAGTCCTGGTTGTTGCGCGGCGAGGCCGGAACGACGGTCACGCTGCGCGTGCGCACCCCCGGCCAAGCGCCACGCCTGGTCGAAGTACAGCGCGACGAGGTGACGAGCGTCGAACGCATCGAGCACCGGCTGCTCGCCGGCGACGCCGGTAATCCGCGCATCGGCTACCTCAACGTCCCCTCGCTGTTCGAAGCCAACGTGCTCTCACGGTCGCGCACGGCCGTCCGCGACCTGATGAAGGATGGCCCGCTGGATGGCTTCATCCTCGATCTGCGCACCAACGGCGGGGGCACCTACGGCAACCTGCGCGGCTTGCTCGCACTCTTCACCGGTGGCGACATGGGCGAGTTCGTCTCGCGCAGCGGCACGACGACGCCGATTCGCGTCCGTGCATCAGGCATCGGCAACTCGCAGCAAGTGCCGTTGGTCGTGTTGATCAGCACTGCGACGGAATCCTTCGCCGAGGTGCTGGCCGGCGCGCTGCAAGCTGCCGGACGCGCCACGCTGATCGGCCAGAGCACGGCCGGCAACGTCGAGATTTTGCTCTCGCACGACTTCGAGGATGGCTCGCGGTTGTGGCTGGCCGAGGAAACCTTCCGCCTGCCGAACGGGGCGATCTGGGAAGGCGAAGGGCTGATGCCGGACGTGTTAATTCCCCTCGGCTGGGACGAGTACACGGTCGAGGATGATCCCGTGCTGGCCGCTGCGCTCAAGCAATTCGAATCGCGATGA
- a CDS encoding noncanonical pyrimidine nucleotidase, YjjG family protein: MVISSTNSLESNLLMHTRRYRAVLFDLDGTLRANQPEGFEAFVEYAGRVGIALTEEQIKICEREAHRYWASDRVDADMARYDQRGFWVNYNQILLNAMNVARDCADCAHRIQDLFDGYDPQDVVFADTRPVLQTLYDAGYTIGLVSNREEPLDPFVEQYGIQQFFAFTLSAGQAGCYKPDPCIFYRALEMAGNVAPAEAVYIGDNFFADVIGALNVGMDAILIDPRNVFERYYTTRVKHLRDVLGLIEPRRVPGDAR, encoded by the coding sequence ATGGTAATATCCTCGACCAATTCGCTCGAGAGCAATCTTTTGATGCACACCCGAAGATACAGAGCCGTGCTCTTCGACCTCGACGGCACTCTGCGCGCAAACCAGCCCGAAGGCTTCGAGGCGTTCGTAGAATACGCCGGACGGGTCGGCATTGCCCTGACCGAAGAGCAGATCAAGATCTGCGAGCGCGAAGCGCATCGCTACTGGGCCAGCGACCGCGTGGACGCCGACATGGCGCGCTACGACCAGCGCGGATTTTGGGTGAACTACAACCAGATCCTGCTTAACGCGATGAACGTGGCCCGCGATTGCGCGGATTGCGCGCACCGCATTCAGGACCTGTTCGACGGATACGACCCTCAGGATGTCGTGTTTGCCGACACGCGCCCGGTGCTGCAGACGCTCTACGATGCGGGCTACACGATCGGCCTGGTCTCGAACCGCGAAGAGCCGCTCGACCCATTCGTGGAGCAATATGGCATCCAGCAGTTCTTCGCGTTCACGCTCTCGGCCGGCCAAGCCGGCTGCTATAAGCCGGACCCGTGCATCTTCTATCGCGCGCTGGAGATGGCCGGCAACGTCGCACCCGCGGAGGCGGTGTACATCGGCGACAACTTCTTCGCCGATGTGATCGGCGCGCTCAACGTCGGCATGGACGCGATCTTGATTGACCCGCGCAACGTATTCGAGCGCTACTACACGACGCGCGTCAAGCACCTGAGGGACGTGCTCGGCCTGATCGAACCGCGCCGTGTCCCAGGCGACGCCCGCTGA
- a CDS encoding PAS domain-containing sensor histidine kinase — protein sequence MDTALMIGVIAVSFLVVIILLVRLRRTLDEVTRLDTEMRQTRRQLEATADELKQCRAVKDALVETVFDPVVFVDDDRRIVACNNAANRIGICKVGHSLIEAARSYELDNLAGDAIAGRAELPREFALHNRLFRAQATRFDGGAVLVLRDVSELQRLGRARRDFVANISHELRTPLTAMSLLLDTFRAESANITPAQQRLLGQMQDQTESLTQLVQELSELTQIESGQMPMRMVRASLHEVVSTAMTRLMPQAERAGLRMVNAVPEELRGLFDPDQIRRVLSNLLHNAIKFTPQGSVTAFVLTDEEADKQLQKLRADPNGIDLTTEDVLIVGVRDTGVGIPREELPRIFERFYKVDRARGQGGTGLGLAIAKHIVEAHGGRIWAESTLGKGTTFYFTVPRED from the coding sequence ATGGACACCGCACTCATGATCGGCGTCATCGCCGTCTCATTTCTCGTTGTCATCATCTTGTTGGTGCGACTCAGGCGCACCCTCGATGAGGTCACGCGCCTGGACACCGAAATGCGCCAGACGCGCCGGCAACTCGAGGCAACCGCCGACGAACTCAAACAATGCCGCGCGGTCAAAGATGCATTGGTCGAGACAGTGTTCGATCCGGTCGTCTTCGTGGATGATGACCGGCGCATCGTCGCTTGCAACAACGCCGCCAACCGAATCGGGATCTGCAAGGTCGGCCACAGCCTGATCGAAGCAGCGCGCTCGTATGAGTTGGATAACCTGGCCGGCGACGCAATCGCCGGACGCGCCGAACTGCCGCGCGAGTTCGCTCTGCACAACCGCCTGTTCCGTGCACAGGCGACCCGCTTCGACGGGGGCGCCGTGCTGGTGTTGCGCGATGTGAGCGAGCTGCAACGCCTAGGGCGCGCCCGGCGCGACTTCGTGGCGAACATCTCGCATGAACTGCGCACGCCGCTCACTGCGATGAGCCTGCTGCTCGACACCTTCCGCGCCGAATCCGCCAACATCACGCCTGCGCAGCAACGCCTGCTCGGACAAATGCAAGACCAAACCGAATCGCTCACCCAGTTGGTGCAAGAGCTTTCGGAGCTGACGCAGATCGAATCGGGCCAGATGCCGATGCGCATGGTGCGCGCCTCGCTGCACGAAGTCGTCAGCACCGCCATGACGCGGCTGATGCCACAGGCCGAACGCGCCGGACTGCGCATGGTCAACGCCGTGCCGGAAGAACTGCGCGGCTTGTTCGACCCCGACCAAATTCGGCGTGTGCTCTCCAACCTGCTGCATAACGCGATCAAGTTCACGCCGCAGGGCAGCGTCACTGCCTTCGTCCTCACGGACGAAGAAGCGGACAAGCAACTGCAAAAACTGCGCGCCGATCCCAACGGCATAGACCTGACCACCGAGGATGTGCTGATCGTCGGTGTGCGCGACACCGGTGTGGGCATCCCACGCGAGGAACTGCCGCGTATCTTCGAACGCTTCTACAAAGTGGATCGCGCGCGCGGCCAAGGCGGCACCGGCCTCGGCCTGGCCATCGCCAAGCACATCGTCGAGGCACATGGCGGTCGAATCTGGGCCGAAAGCACGTTGGGCAAAGGCACGACCTTCTATTTCACCGTGCCGCGCGAAGATTGA
- the rpoE gene encoding DNA-directed RNA polymerase sigma-70 factor, with the protein MPAPASSPTHKAEPEALTATRPDDATLDPFADESDQALARRAKTDREAFGALYERHVAAIYRYVFYRVGNVEDAEDLTARVFARALKHIHNYNDRGVPFTAWLYRIAHNVVANFHRDNSRRPAVPLDEVEALREPASQVDHADADQRIDSERDRQRLLQAIRMLPEERQHLIVLKFVEQLQNAEIGQIMNRSEGAIKSLYHRTLLQLREIMDALEHPHAK; encoded by the coding sequence ATGCCCGCTCCCGCGTCATCTCCCACACACAAGGCCGAGCCGGAGGCCCTGACAGCGACGCGGCCCGATGATGCGACATTAGACCCTTTCGCCGACGAGAGCGATCAGGCCCTAGCCCGGCGCGCGAAGACGGATCGCGAGGCGTTCGGCGCGCTCTACGAGCGCCATGTCGCAGCGATCTACCGCTACGTCTTCTATCGCGTCGGCAACGTGGAGGATGCGGAGGATCTCACTGCGCGCGTGTTCGCGCGCGCGTTGAAACATATCCACAACTACAACGACCGCGGCGTGCCGTTCACCGCCTGGTTATATCGAATTGCCCACAACGTGGTGGCTAACTTCCATCGCGACAACAGCCGCCGGCCGGCCGTGCCGCTCGACGAGGTGGAGGCGCTGCGCGAGCCGGCATCGCAGGTGGATCACGCAGACGCCGATCAGCGTATTGATAGCGAGCGCGATCGCCAGCGGCTGCTGCAGGCCATCCGCATGTTGCCCGAGGAAAGACAACATTTGATCGTGCTCAAGTTCGTCGAGCAGTTGCAGAATGCCGAAATCGGCCAGATCATGAACCGCAGCGAAGGCGCGATCAAGTCGCTGTATCACCGCACGTTGCTGCAACTGCGCGAGATCATGGACGCGCTGGAGCACCCGCACGCGAAGTAA
- a CDS encoding glycosyl transferase, with product MLISVVIPNWNGAPHLPVCLNALRRQTLPPLEVILVDNASQDESRCLVAASFPEVKLLALPENRRFAGACNAGIRAASPSAEAIALLNNDTEADVRWLEHVARCFRDHPDAGFVASKLRLFDRRDYLHSAGDFYSVRGVPGNRGVWQRDDGRFDVEYVFGACGAAAVYRRAMLNAIGLLDERFEFSCEDVDLAWRAQLAGYRCAFAHDAIVYHKVSATGGGVINSYYDGRNFIWLLAKDVPGEVIRAHFGAIVGEQLRIAWSALRAWRGQAARNRLKGQLAGLIGIPHMLRARREVQRARVISSEALRALLMA from the coding sequence ATGCTCATCTCTGTGGTCATTCCGAATTGGAATGGCGCACCTCATCTGCCCGTATGCCTAAATGCGCTGCGCCGGCAGACACTCCCGCCGCTGGAAGTCATCCTGGTGGATAACGCTTCGCAGGACGAATCGCGCTGCCTGGTGGCCGCATCCTTTCCTGAGGTGAAGCTGCTAGCGCTGCCGGAGAACCGTCGCTTTGCCGGTGCGTGCAACGCCGGCATCCGCGCGGCCAGCCCATCCGCCGAAGCGATCGCGCTGCTTAACAACGACACAGAAGCGGATGTGCGCTGGCTGGAGCACGTGGCGCGCTGCTTCCGCGATCACCCCGACGCCGGCTTCGTCGCCAGCAAGCTGCGCCTGTTCGACCGGCGCGACTACCTGCACAGTGCGGGCGATTTCTACTCGGTGCGCGGCGTGCCGGGCAACCGCGGCGTATGGCAGCGCGACGACGGCCGGTTCGACGTCGAATACGTCTTCGGGGCGTGCGGCGCAGCAGCCGTGTATCGGCGCGCCATGCTAAACGCGATCGGACTGCTGGACGAGCGATTCGAGTTCTCGTGTGAGGACGTGGACCTGGCCTGGCGGGCGCAGTTGGCCGGCTACAGGTGCGCCTTCGCCCACGACGCCATCGTCTATCACAAAGTCAGCGCCACCGGCGGCGGCGTGATCAACAGTTACTACGACGGCCGCAACTTCATCTGGCTGCTGGCCAAGGATGTGCCAGGTGAGGTGATCCGCGCGCACTTCGGCGCGATCGTCGGCGAACAGTTGCGCATCGCCTGGAGCGCGCTGCGGGCGTGGCGAGGTCAGGCGGCGCGCAATCGGCTCAAAGGCCAGCTCGCCGGCTTGATCGGCATCCCACACATGTTGCGCGCCCGCCGCGAAGTGCAGCGGGCGCGCGTGATCTCGTCGGAAGCGCTGCGCGCGCTCCTGATGGCCTGA